The proteins below are encoded in one region of Pontibacter deserti:
- a CDS encoding GAF domain-containing protein, translated as MNQRVAPVNVTIEKNYDSEVCGSIPLHLVNLIQPHGVLLVLEKDNYRIVQASENVSSFLNVTAEELLDQDLSNYLPAVQMQEIKDKIKGQANHNKIPLTLTFTVAGNEVAFTASLLPQDEFILLELEASEPALQLQFISLYQQIKYSTSLLKQAATIHETAQIATEELKKFTGFDKVMIYQFDPNWNGIVIAQAKEDDMDDYMDLRFPASDVPKQARELYFKNPYRLIPTRSYEAVRLIPIINPITQRFTDLAECSLRSVAKVHLEYLTNMKIDASMSLPLIIDNKLWGLISCHHKTPKYPSYEIRSAMELLAGILSAQIEAKHIEENLALRVQLRNKHVLLVEQLFSNASFADGILEGSTTIMDLLGLSGAAVVFEGNISTGGNTPSLQEIKELVSWLRRTKPNGLFATDTLPVLYPHSKNYNAKASGLISMPINAEQSEFILGFRQEVEQTVHWGGDPNNAIQMEPDGKNYHPRNSFAIYKETVKYTSLPWLQEEQEAAEALRNAVLEKISRDRY; from the coding sequence ATGAATCAAAGAGTAGCACCAGTAAATGTAACCATAGAAAAGAACTATGATTCTGAAGTTTGTGGAAGTATACCGTTACATTTAGTTAATCTCATACAACCACACGGCGTATTGCTGGTACTAGAAAAAGACAATTATCGTATTGTGCAGGCCAGCGAAAATGTAAGCAGCTTTTTAAATGTAACTGCTGAAGAACTGCTCGACCAGGACCTGTCCAACTACCTGCCTGCAGTACAAATGCAGGAAATAAAGGATAAGATTAAAGGACAGGCCAACCATAATAAAATACCCCTTACTTTAACATTTACAGTGGCTGGCAATGAGGTAGCTTTTACTGCGAGTTTACTTCCGCAGGATGAGTTTATTTTGTTAGAACTGGAAGCATCTGAACCTGCTCTGCAGTTACAGTTTATAAGTCTTTACCAGCAGATAAAGTATAGTACCTCTTTGCTAAAGCAGGCGGCTACCATTCATGAAACTGCCCAGATTGCCACCGAAGAACTAAAGAAGTTTACCGGTTTCGATAAGGTAATGATATATCAGTTCGATCCGAACTGGAACGGTATCGTGATAGCGCAGGCAAAGGAAGATGATATGGATGATTACATGGATCTTCGCTTTCCGGCCTCTGACGTACCGAAACAGGCGCGTGAACTATACTTTAAAAATCCATACCGCCTGATTCCTACCCGCAGTTACGAAGCAGTGCGTTTGATCCCTATTATAAACCCCATTACACAGCGTTTTACCGATCTGGCCGAGTGCAGCCTAAGAAGTGTGGCAAAAGTGCATTTAGAGTATCTTACCAATATGAAGATCGATGCCTCTATGTCGCTGCCACTAATCATCGATAATAAGCTGTGGGGACTTATCTCATGCCATCATAAAACACCGAAATATCCGTCTTATGAAATACGCTCTGCTATGGAACTGCTGGCCGGTATACTTTCGGCACAGATAGAGGCAAAGCACATAGAAGAAAACCTAGCCCTGCGGGTGCAACTGCGCAATAAGCATGTACTGCTGGTAGAACAATTGTTTAGTAATGCAAGTTTTGCAGATGGTATACTGGAAGGGTCAACTACAATCATGGATCTGCTGGGGCTTTCAGGAGCGGCTGTTGTATTTGAAGGCAACATATCTACAGGAGGTAATACACCCAGCTTACAGGAAATAAAAGAACTGGTATCATGGCTGCGCCGCACAAAACCAAACGGACTATTTGCAACAGATACGCTGCCGGTGCTATACCCGCACAGTAAAAATTATAATGCCAAAGCCAGCGGTTTAATATCGATGCCGATAAATGCTGAGCAAAGCGAGTTTATACTTGGTTTCAGGCAGGAAGTGGAGCAGACAGTGCATTGGGGCGGCGACCCGAATAATGCCATCCAGATGGAGCCGGATGGGAAGAACTATCACCCGCGCAACTCTTTTGCAATCTATAAAGA